A stretch of Drosophila gunungcola strain Sukarami chromosome 3L unlocalized genomic scaffold, Dgunungcola_SK_2 000002F, whole genome shotgun sequence DNA encodes these proteins:
- the LOC128257867 gene encoding venom acid phosphatase Acph-1, translated as MLKFFGLLLFVSCVLIARGGVIDIEVPQEVTEGPGDSSKYPSNIHTTESSESNSTLKLVHVLFRHGPRTPVSTYANDPYINETFEPYGWGALTNGAKVELYKIGKQLRQRYKDFLPPYYQPDMIRAQSSESPRTLMSLQMVLAGLFPPENTPMEWNLLLNWQPIPIVMEPEEIDVRIRMKAPCPRYDEAVREVINLPEVKQLHADNSDLLQELSNLTGTNVTYVHDVTSIFITLLSEQTYGLELPTWTKDYFPEKMLPLAAKTYVYDAYTTELRKMKGGFFVDLLLKQMQDKISGKLQSKDRKMFLSCGHDWTITNVLSALDVWQAQMPRFSALIAFELHQKAETGEYFVEIYFQNDPEEEPQQLQIPGCDNQCPIAKLVELTKDIIPDAPYAELCKAKGTQEGAKISYN; from the exons ATGCTAAAGTTCTTCGGCCTGCTACTTTTTGTGAGCTGTGTGTTAATTGCTCGCGGAGGTGTTATAGATATAGAAGTTCCCCAGGAAGTTACTGAGGGACCAGGGGATAGTTCTAAATACCCCAGTAATATACACACAACCGAAAGCAGTGAAAGCAACTCAACCCTGAAGCTGGTTCATGTG CTTTTTCGTCATGGCCCCCGCACCCCCGTCAGCACTTATGCTAACGATCCGTATATCAACGAAACTTTTGAGCCCTACGGATGGGGAGCACTAACCAAT GGTGCTAAAGTGGAGCTGTACAAAATAGGCAAACAACTGCGTCAGCGCTATAAAGATTTTCTGCCGCCCTACTATCAGCCCGAT ATGATCCGTGCCCAATCTTCGGAGTCGCCGCGCACCTTGATGTCCCTGCAAATGGTGCTGGCCGGACTTTTTCCGCCGGAGAACACTCCGATGGAGTGGAACCTGCTGCTCAACTGGCAGCCCATTCCCATTGTGATGGAACCCGAGGAAATTGATGTG CGCATTAGAATGAAGGCTCCCTGCCCCCGATACGATGAGGCAGTTCGGGAGGTTATAAATCTTCCTGAAGTCAAACAATTGCATGCCGATAACTCCGATTTGCTGCAAGAACTGAGCAATTTAACCGGAACCAATGTCACCTATGTCCATGATGTAACCAGTATTTTCATCACACTGCTCTCAGAGCAAACTTACGGCTTGGAGTTGCCCACGTGGACCAAGGATTACTTTCCGGAGAAGATGTTGCCCTTGGCTGCCAAGACTTATGTCTACGATGCGTATACGACCGAGTTACGCAAAATGAAAGGAGGCTTCTTTGTCGACCTACTTTTAAAGCAAATGCAGGACAAGATCTCGGGAAAGTTGCAGTCCAAAGATCGCAAAATGTTTCTATCCTGCGGTCACGATTGGACCATTACAAATGTCCTTTCCGCTTTGGATGTTTGGCAGGCTCAAATGCCTCGATTCTCAGCTTTAATTGCTTTTGAGCTGCACCAAAAGGCAGAAACGGGAGAGTATTTCGTGGAGATCTACTTCCAAAACGATCCCGAAGAGGAGCCTCAGCAATTACAAATTCCAGGCTGTGATAATCAATGTCCCATTGCAAAGTTAGTGGAACTAACCAAGGACATAATTCCCGATGCTCCCTATGCAGAATTGTGCAAGGCTAAGGGCACTCAGGAGGGAGCCAAGATAAGCTATAATTAG
- the LOC128257868 gene encoding venom acid phosphatase Acph-1 → MPRSHFTRRHCLAMTGGLIASAVLIWCVAHSTIESSAKLYDPAADKSTLELLHVVFRHGPRTPADTYPRDPYVNETYYPFGWGQITNNGKRELFNIGTWLRKRYGKFLAPNYSPDLVHAQATGVPRTHMTMQTVLAAFFPPKGTDMEWNSRFNWQPIPVFSQELNEDTLLLVRTPCPRYFEALHEVYELPEVKAEIAPYLEMYKELEKHTGLSFKEPEDVQSLYLTLLAEQEWGLELPEWTHSYFPERLQFLAEQSYVYNVYTPEMQKIKGGPFLKKMFTEMQQKKNGTLKPSGRKLFIYTGHDSTVVNVLAALKVWERQMPRYSSMVLFELHKNKETGDYWVEIYFRNDPKDQAQKLTVPGCEFQCPLDKLLDLAKDVVPTETDANRCESRNAGFTEPPLRGP, encoded by the exons ATGCCGCGTTCGCATTTCACTCGAAGGCATTGTCTAGCGATGACGGGCGGATTAATTGCTTCGGCGGTTCTCATCTGGTGCGTCGCCCACTCGACGATCGAATCGTCGGCCAAGCTCTACGATCCCGCCGCTGATAAATCCACGCTCGAGCTGCTCCATGTG GTATTCCGACATGGACCACGAACGCCGGCGGATACGTATCCAAGGGATCCCTATGTAAATGAGACCTACTATCCCTTTGGCTGGGGACAAATAACAAAT AATGGCAAACGCGAACTGTTCAACATTGGTACTTGGCTGCGTAAGCGTTATGGCAAATTTCTGGCGCCCAACTACAGTCCCGAT TTGGTCCACGCTCAAGCGACGGGTGTTCCCCGGACTCACATGACGATGCAGACCGTTTTGGCCGCCTTCTTTCCGCCAAAGGGAACCGATATGGAGTGGAATAGCCGGTTTAATTGGCAGCCCATACCTGTCTTCTCCCAGGAGCTCAATGAGGATACG TTGCTACTGGTGCGAACACCCTGCCCGCGATATTTCGAGGCCCTGCATGAGGTGTACGAGTTACCTGAGGTCAAAGCGGAAATAGCACCCTACCTGGAAATGTACAAAGAGCTGGAAAAGCACACAGGCCTCAGTTTCAAGGAGCCCGAGGATGTGCAATCCCTGTACTTGACACTGCTCGCCGAACAGGAGTGGGGTCTGGAATTGCCCGAATGGACGCATTCCTATTTCCCGGAGAGACTGCAATTCCTGGCCGAGCAGAGTTACGTTTACAATGTCTACACACCCGAGATGCAGAAGATCAAGGGTGGTCCCTTTCTTAAGAAAATGTTCACTGAAATGCAGCAGAAGAAGAATGGAACTCTGAAGCCCAGTGGCAGGAAACTCTTCATATACACAGGTCACGATTCGACGGTGGTGAATGTCCTTGCCGCCCTAAAAGTCTGGGAACGCCAGATGCCTCGCTACTCGTCGATGGTTCTGTTTGAACTGCATAAAAACAAGGAAACAGGCGACTACTGGGTGGAGATCTACTTCCGCAACGATCCCAAGGATCAGGCACAAAAGCTCACAGTGCCCGGCTGTGAGTTCCAGTGTCCTTTGGATAAGCTTCTGGATTTGGCCAAGGATGTAGTTCCCACGGAAACGGACGCCAATCGCTGCGAGTCTCGCAATGCAGGCTTCACGGAGCCACCGCTGCGGGGGCCATAG
- the LOC128257865 gene encoding venom acid phosphatase Acph-1 — protein sequence MIFGRWTRKQMLTMFGLGAGLLGVVIVIGILNSSVSSEKLDWKNPARSKCYKTSPNTTHSTLELVHIVFRHGIRTPVDTYPKDPYLNDGFKPTGWGHVTNSGKRELFEMGHWLKRRYGDFMGSYYRPERLHAQATASPRAMMSLQTTLASMFEPRGTPMEWNKHLNWQPIPIVSEPLDEDSLLLVRTPCPRYFEALEEVFKLPEVIAETEPYQQMFRELTNLTGKSIQSAEDINSLYITLLAEQEFGYKLPDWAKDYFPERMQFLAEQSYVYNAYTPEMQKIKGGPFLKRMYKEMVAKRDGSLKPKDRGMFIYTGHDWTVGNILMALGVWKRQMPRFAVMAIFETHRNKETGEHYVEIFLRNDEHGCLEQLQLKDCDLQCPLSRLIELSAEVLPNDPAEQRCRPHDDNFVEPPPRKIDQNS from the exons ATGATATTCGGTCGCTGGACGCGTAAACAAATGCTCACGATGTTCGGTTTGGGAGCTGGCCTTCTGGGCGTTGTCATTGTGATCGGTATCCTCAACAGCAGTGTATCCTCAGAAAAACTTGACTGGAAGAATCCAGCCAGATCCAAGTGCTACAAGACCAGTCCCAATACCACACACTCCACGCTGGAATTGGTGCACATAGTGTTCAGACATGGCATTCGCACTCCCGTGGACACCTATCCCAAGGATCCGTATTTAAACGATGGCTTCAAGCCAACAGGCTGGGGACATGTGACCAAT TCTGGAAAACGGGAGCTCTTCGAAATGGGACACTGGCTGAAGCGTCGCTACGGCGATTTCATGGGTTCCTATTACAGGCCAGAA CGCCTGCATGCTCAAGCCACTGCCTCGCCGAGGGCCATGATGTCCTTGCAAACAACACTGGCCAGCATGTTTGAGCCGCGGGGAACCCCCATGGAGTGGAACAAGCACCTCAACTGGCAGCCCATTCCAATTGTATCGGAACCCTTGGATGAGGATTCG CTCCTGCTGGTTCGCACGCCCTGTCCTCGTTATTTCGAGGCCCTCGAGGAGGTTTTCAAGCTACCGGAAGTTATTGCTGAAACTGAACCCTACCAGCAAATGTTCCGCGAGTTGACAAATCTCACTGGAAAGTCGATTCAGAGTGCCGAGGATATTAATTCCCTTTACATAACATTATTGGCTGAACAGGAATTTGGCTATAAATTGCCGGACTGGGCCAAAGATTACTTTCCCGAACGTATGCAATTTCTGGCCGAGCAGAGTTATGTCTATAATGCGTATACGCCCGAGATGCAGAAGATCAAGGGTGGACCTTTCCTCAAGAGAATGTACAAAGAGATGGTTGCCAAAAGAGATGGAAGTCTCAAGCCCAAGGATCGGGGAATGTTCATTTATACTGGCCATGACTGGACCGTGGGCAATATCCTAATGGCCTTGGGTGTGTGGAAGCGCCAGATGCCCAGGTTCGCTGTGATGGCCATTTTTGAGACGCATCGCAATAAGGAAACCGGTGAACATTATGTGGAG ATTTTCCTCCGCAACGATGAGCATGGCTGTTTGGAGCAGCTTCAGCTGAAAGACTGCGATCTCCAGTGTCCACTGAGTCGTCTCATTGAACTGAGTGCCGAAGTTCTGCCCAACGATCCGGCAGAGCAGAGATGTCGACCACATGACGATAATTTCGTGGAGCCGCCACCGCGAAAAATCGATCAGAATAGCTAG